In Vibrio diazotrophicus, the following proteins share a genomic window:
- the rplA gene encoding 50S ribosomal protein L1: protein MAKLTKRMRTIREKVDVTKEYEINEAVALLKELATAKFVESVDVAVNLGIDARKSDQNVRGATVLPHGTGRDIRVAVFTQGANAEAAKAAGADLVGMEDLADQVKKGVMDFDVVIASPDAMRVVGQLGTILGPRGLMPNPKVGTVTPNVAEAVKNAKAGQVRYRNDKNGIIHTTIGKVSFEANQLQENLEALLVALKKAKPSSAKGTFLKKVSISTTMGAGVAVDQNTLNTQA, encoded by the coding sequence ATGGCAAAACTAACTAAGCGTATGCGTACAATCCGCGAGAAAGTGGATGTAACTAAAGAGTACGAAATCAACGAAGCTGTTGCTCTTCTTAAAGAACTAGCAACTGCAAAATTCGTAGAGTCTGTTGACGTTGCTGTTAACCTAGGTATCGACGCTCGTAAATCTGACCAAAACGTACGTGGTGCAACTGTACTACCACACGGTACTGGTCGTGATATCCGTGTTGCTGTATTCACTCAAGGTGCAAACGCTGAAGCTGCTAAAGCTGCAGGCGCTGACCTAGTGGGTATGGAAGACCTAGCTGATCAAGTTAAGAAAGGTGTTATGGACTTCGACGTAGTTATCGCATCTCCAGATGCAATGCGCGTTGTAGGTCAACTTGGTACCATCCTTGGTCCACGTGGTCTAATGCCAAACCCTAAAGTTGGTACTGTAACTCCTAACGTTGCTGAAGCGGTTAAGAACGCTAAAGCTGGTCAGGTTCGTTACCGTAACGACAAGAACGGTATCATCCACACTACTATTGGTAAGGTGTCTTTCGAAGCTAACCAACTACAAGAGAACTTAGAAGCTCTACTAGTTGCGCTTAAGAAAGCAAAACCATCTTCAGCGAAAGGTACTTTCCTGAAGAAGGTAAGCATCTCTACTACTATGGGTGCTGGTGTTGCTGTTGATCAGAATACTCTGAACACTCAAGCATAA
- the rplK gene encoding 50S ribosomal protein L11, protein MAKKVEAYIKLQVAAGMANPSPPVGPALGQRGVNIMEFCKAFNARTESIEKGLPTPVVITVYSDRSFTFETKTPPAAVLLKKAAGIKSGSGRPNTEKVGTITDAQIQEIAETKAADMTGADIEAMKRSIAGTARSMGLVVEG, encoded by the coding sequence ATGGCTAAGAAAGTTGAAGCTTATATCAAGCTGCAAGTTGCAGCGGGTATGGCTAACCCAAGTCCACCAGTTGGTCCTGCTCTAGGTCAACGTGGTGTGAACATCATGGAATTCTGTAAAGCGTTCAACGCACGTACAGAATCTATCGAGAAAGGTCTACCTACTCCAGTTGTTATCACTGTATACAGCGACCGTTCTTTCACATTCGAAACTAAGACTCCACCTGCAGCAGTTCTTCTTAAGAAAGCAGCTGGTATCAAGTCTGGTTCTGGTCGTCCAAACACTGAAAAAGTGGGTACTATCACTGACGCTCAAATCCAAGAAATCGCAGAAACTAAAGCTGCTGATATGACTGGTGCTGACATCGAAGCGATGAAGCGTTCTATCGCTGGTACTGCTCGTTCAATGGGCCTAGTGGTAGAGGGTTAA
- the nusG gene encoding transcription termination/antitermination protein NusG, giving the protein MSEAPKKRWYVVQAFSGFEGRVAQSLREHIKMHSMEDLFGEVLVPTEEVVEMRAGQRRKSERKFFPGYVLVQMIMNDESWHLVRSVPRVMGFIGGTSDRPAPITDKEADAILNRLEKASEAPRPKTMFEAGEVVRVNEGPFADFNGTVEEVDYEKSRLKVSVSIFGRATPVELEFGQVEKVD; this is encoded by the coding sequence ATGAGTGAAGCTCCAAAAAAACGCTGGTATGTAGTTCAAGCCTTCTCTGGCTTTGAAGGTCGCGTAGCACAATCTCTACGTGAACATATCAAGATGCACAGCATGGAAGATCTATTCGGTGAAGTGCTTGTCCCAACTGAAGAAGTTGTTGAGATGCGCGCGGGTCAACGCCGTAAAAGTGAACGTAAATTCTTCCCTGGTTACGTGCTTGTGCAAATGATTATGAATGATGAATCTTGGCACTTAGTACGTAGCGTCCCTCGTGTAATGGGCTTCATTGGTGGTACTTCTGATCGTCCAGCGCCAATTACTGATAAAGAAGCAGACGCGATTCTGAACCGTCTAGAGAAGGCGAGCGAAGCTCCACGTCCTAAGACTATGTTCGAAGCGGGTGAAGTGGTTCGTGTTAACGAAGGTCCATTTGCTGACTTTAACGGTACGGTTGAAGAAGTGGATTATGAGAAGAGCCGCCTGAAAGTGTCTGTATCGATCTTTGGTCGTGCGACACCAGTTGAGCTTGAATTTGGACAAGTTGAAAAGGTTGACTAA
- the secE gene encoding preprotein translocase subunit SecE — protein sequence MKANAEAPDSSNAADTFKWIVTFVLLAAAVVGNYLYGELSVVIRAAGVIVLIAAALGVAATTSKGKAAISFARESRMEVRKVVWPTRQETMQTTLIVLAVSIVMALVLWGIDGIMVRLVAFATGV from the coding sequence ATGAAAGCAAATGCTGAAGCTCCTGATAGCTCAAATGCAGCAGATACATTTAAGTGGATTGTCACTTTCGTTCTGCTAGCTGCCGCTGTTGTGGGTAATTACCTGTATGGTGAATTGTCTGTAGTGATTCGCGCTGCAGGTGTAATTGTGTTAATTGCTGCTGCGCTAGGCGTCGCTGCAACAACATCAAAAGGCAAAGCCGCAATTAGTTTTGCACGTGAATCACGAATGGAAGTTCGTAAAGTTGTTTGGCCTACACGCCAAGAAACGATGCAAACAACACTAATTGTGTTAGCGGTAAGTATTGTAATGGCTCTAGTACTTTGGGGCATTGACGGAATTATGGTTCGTCTAGTGGCCTTTGCTACTGGGGTATAG
- the tuf gene encoding elongation factor Tu has product MSKEKFERTKPHVNVGTIGHVDHGKTTLTAAICTTLSKVYGGSARDFASIDNAPEERERGITISTSHVEYDTPARHYAHVDCPGHADYVKNMITGAAQMDGGILVVAATDGPMPQTREHILLGRQVGIPYIIVFMNKCDMVDDEELLELVEMEVRELLSEYDFPGDDLPVIQGSALGALNGEAQWEEKIIELAKALDEYIPEPERAVDMPFLMPIEDVFSIQGRGTVVTGRIERGILRVGDEVAIVGIHDTTTTTCTGVEMFRKLLDEGRAGENVGALLRGTKRDEVERGQVLAKPGSITPHTKFESEVYVLSKDEGGRHTPFFKGYRPQFYFRTTDVTGDISLPEGVEMVMPGDNIQMIVELIAPIAMDEGLRFAIREGGRTVGAGVVAKIFE; this is encoded by the coding sequence ATGTCTAAAGAAAAATTTGAACGTACGAAACCGCACGTAAACGTTGGTACTATCGGCCACGTTGACCACGGTAAAACAACTCTAACAGCAGCTATCTGTACTACTCTATCAAAAGTATACGGTGGTTCAGCTCGTGACTTCGCATCTATCGATAACGCTCCAGAAGAGCGTGAGCGCGGTATCACAATCTCTACTTCACACGTAGAGTACGATACTCCAGCTCGTCACTACGCACACGTAGACTGCCCAGGACACGCTGACTATGTTAAAAACATGATCACTGGTGCTGCGCAAATGGACGGTGGTATCTTAGTTGTTGCTGCAACAGATGGTCCAATGCCACAAACTCGTGAGCACATCCTACTAGGCCGTCAGGTTGGTATCCCTTACATCATCGTATTCATGAACAAATGTGACATGGTAGATGACGAAGAGCTACTAGAACTAGTAGAAATGGAAGTTCGTGAACTTCTATCTGAGTACGATTTCCCAGGTGATGACCTACCAGTTATCCAAGGTTCAGCACTAGGCGCGCTAAACGGCGAAGCACAGTGGGAAGAGAAAATCATCGAGCTTGCTAAAGCACTAGATGAGTACATTCCAGAGCCAGAGCGTGCAGTAGACATGCCGTTCCTAATGCCAATCGAAGACGTATTCTCAATCCAAGGTCGTGGTACAGTAGTAACTGGCCGTATCGAGCGCGGTATTCTACGTGTAGGTGATGAAGTAGCGATCGTTGGTATCCACGACACTACAACTACTACATGTACTGGTGTTGAGATGTTCCGTAAGCTTCTAGACGAAGGTCGTGCGGGTGAGAACGTTGGTGCACTTCTACGTGGTACTAAGCGTGACGAAGTTGAACGTGGTCAAGTACTAGCGAAACCAGGTTCAATCACTCCACACACTAAGTTTGAGTCAGAAGTATACGTACTGTCTAAAGATGAAGGTGGCCGTCATACTCCATTCTTCAAAGGCTACCGTCCACAGTTCTACTTCCGTACAACTGACGTAACTGGTGATATCTCTCTACCAGAAGGCGTAGAAATGGTAATGCCAGGCGACAACATCCAAATGATTGTAGAGCTAATCGCTCCAATCGCAATGGATGAAGGTCTACGTTTCGCGATCCGCGAAGGTGGCCGTACAGTTGGTGCTGGTGTTGTAGCTAAAATCTTTGAATAA
- the coaA gene encoding type I pantothenate kinase, with the protein MTPYLSFDRQQWSELRNSVPMMLSESDLQELQGINENLTVKETVEIYLPLARLLNLYVAARQSRNSVLNQFLGNKESAPPFIIGIAGSVAVGKSTTARLLRALLARWENHSKVELVTTDGFLHPNRILEERGIMHKKGFPESYDIRSLVQFVSDVKAGKPNVEVPVYSHLTYDITEQKKVVDRPDVLIIEGLNVLQSGMDYPHDPHRVFISDFLDFSIYVDADSQMIEKWYVERFMKFRDSAFKEPGSYFSHYTSLSTEEAIAKAKQIWHSINGKNLQGNILPTKERAQLILKKGLNHTVEEILLRK; encoded by the coding sequence ATGACCCCATATTTGTCTTTTGATCGCCAACAATGGTCTGAACTTCGCAATTCAGTGCCAATGATGCTGTCAGAAAGTGATCTGCAAGAGTTGCAAGGTATCAATGAGAATTTGACGGTAAAAGAGACTGTAGAAATCTATCTCCCTCTCGCTCGCCTTCTTAACTTGTATGTCGCGGCAAGACAGAGTCGTAATAGCGTGCTCAATCAGTTTCTCGGTAATAAAGAAAGCGCTCCCCCTTTTATCATTGGGATTGCAGGCAGTGTCGCTGTGGGAAAGAGTACAACAGCTCGCTTACTAAGAGCTTTGCTCGCCCGATGGGAAAACCATTCTAAGGTTGAACTCGTCACGACCGATGGCTTTCTACATCCAAATAGAATATTGGAAGAGCGCGGTATTATGCATAAGAAAGGATTTCCTGAATCTTATGATATACGTAGCCTTGTTCAATTTGTTTCCGATGTCAAAGCAGGGAAACCGAATGTCGAAGTCCCTGTTTATTCACACCTGACTTATGACATCACAGAGCAGAAGAAAGTTGTCGATCGCCCTGACGTATTGATCATAGAAGGGCTCAATGTTCTACAAAGTGGCATGGATTATCCGCACGATCCTCATCGAGTGTTTATTTCTGATTTTCTTGATTTCTCTATCTATGTCGATGCAGATAGCCAGATGATCGAAAAATGGTATGTTGAACGCTTTATGAAATTCAGAGACAGTGCATTCAAAGAGCCGGGTTCTTATTTCAGCCATTACACTTCATTAAGCACAGAAGAAGCCATCGCAAAAGCGAAACAAATTTGGCATTCAATTAATGGTAAGAACCTACAAGGGAACATTCTTCCTACGAAAGAACGGGCTCAACTGATTTTGAAAAAAGGCCTCAACCATACCGTGGAAGAGATACTTCTTCGTAAGTAA
- the birA gene encoding bifunctional biotin--[acetyl-CoA-carboxylase] ligase/biotin operon repressor BirA encodes MKNPDVKLKLLSKLSDGSFHSGESLGEDLGMSRAAISKHIKGIQEWGVDIFRVQGKGYQLSQPLIMLDETLIQSKVSNPVELHPVIGSTNQYLIDNTANLQSGTVCIAEYQESGRGRRGRHWVSPFGANLYLSMYWRLDAGMAAAMGLSLVVGVAMVEALENMGLEGVKLKWPNDLYYQDRKLAGILVEMSGQAGGAAHLVIGMGMNLAMQDRDSAIDQPWASLSEVIGTDHIDRNVLAAEFINTLDTALKNYEIHGMQNFVERWNRLDNFIGRKVKLIMGTNEVTGIERGIDEQGGVLLETEQGIKSFIGGEISLRNNE; translated from the coding sequence GTGAAAAATCCAGACGTAAAGTTAAAGTTACTGAGTAAGCTATCTGATGGCTCTTTTCACTCGGGAGAATCGTTAGGCGAAGATCTTGGAATGTCTCGTGCGGCGATCAGTAAGCATATCAAAGGCATTCAGGAGTGGGGCGTTGATATCTTCCGTGTTCAAGGAAAAGGATATCAATTGTCTCAACCGCTGATCATGTTGGATGAAACTTTAATCCAATCAAAGGTTTCAAATCCGGTAGAGCTTCATCCAGTAATCGGCTCAACCAACCAGTACTTGATTGATAATACTGCCAACTTGCAGTCCGGTACGGTTTGTATTGCTGAGTATCAAGAGAGTGGTCGAGGCAGACGTGGACGCCATTGGGTATCGCCATTCGGTGCAAACCTATATTTATCAATGTACTGGCGTCTTGATGCTGGTATGGCTGCAGCGATGGGGCTTAGCCTTGTTGTTGGTGTTGCTATGGTAGAGGCTCTAGAAAATATGGGCTTGGAAGGTGTGAAACTGAAATGGCCAAACGACCTTTATTATCAAGACCGAAAACTGGCGGGCATATTAGTCGAGATGTCAGGTCAAGCCGGTGGCGCAGCACACTTGGTTATCGGTATGGGTATGAATTTGGCGATGCAAGATCGTGATTCTGCTATCGATCAGCCTTGGGCAAGTTTGTCTGAGGTGATCGGTACCGATCATATTGATCGCAATGTTTTGGCTGCAGAGTTTATTAACACCCTAGATACAGCGTTAAAGAATTACGAAATTCACGGTATGCAAAACTTTGTAGAACGTTGGAATCGCTTAGATAACTTTATCGGGCGTAAAGTTAAGCTCATTATGGGAACGAATGAGGTCACGGGAATAGAACGTGGTATTGATGAGCAAGGTGGTGTTCTATTGGAAACAGAACAAGGCATTAAGAGTTTTATCGGTGGCGAGATTTCCTTAAGAAACAACGAATAA
- the murB gene encoding UDP-N-acetylmuramate dehydrogenase: MKSLMQLHSPLQLHHDVNLAPYHTFGIEQLCHTLVFIETVDDLKEVYRSPLLKALPKLMLGKGSNMLFTETYQGLIMVNRMLGIKHTQDEDFHYLHVEGGEDWPDLVEWSINENISGLENLALIPGCAGSAPIQNIGAYGVEFQDVCEYVDYLCLDSLQVKRLTKEECAFGYRDSIFKKTLYNKAIVVAVGLKLTKHWQPNINYGPLKELGEDCSARQVFERVCQVRSEKLPNPAVIGNAGSFFKNPVVIEQHFEMLKSSFPDIVAYPVADGVKLAAGWLIEHAGLKGTVHGGAQVHPNQSLVLINKGNATAQDIVELAGIVRSKVLETYGVLLEHEVRFMGRDKETYLSCLIGES, translated from the coding sequence CTGAAGAGTCTCATGCAATTACATAGCCCTTTGCAATTACATCACGATGTGAATTTAGCCCCTTATCATACGTTTGGCATTGAGCAGTTATGCCATACATTAGTATTCATTGAAACAGTCGATGATCTAAAAGAAGTGTATCGTTCTCCACTGCTTAAAGCTTTGCCCAAATTGATGTTAGGTAAGGGGAGCAACATGCTTTTTACCGAGACCTATCAAGGTTTGATCATGGTTAACCGTATGCTTGGCATTAAGCACACTCAAGATGAAGACTTTCATTATTTGCATGTAGAGGGCGGGGAAGATTGGCCGGATCTCGTTGAATGGAGTATAAACGAGAATATATCAGGGTTAGAGAACTTGGCTTTGATTCCCGGATGCGCCGGTTCTGCTCCAATACAAAACATTGGCGCTTATGGGGTAGAGTTTCAAGATGTGTGTGAATACGTTGACTACCTTTGCCTAGATTCATTGCAAGTTAAGCGTCTCACTAAAGAAGAATGTGCTTTTGGCTACCGAGATTCTATTTTTAAGAAAACGCTTTATAACAAGGCAATCGTCGTCGCAGTGGGTCTTAAACTCACTAAGCATTGGCAACCAAACATTAACTATGGTCCTTTAAAAGAACTCGGCGAAGACTGCTCTGCCAGACAAGTGTTTGAGCGTGTATGTCAGGTTCGTAGTGAAAAATTACCTAATCCTGCTGTCATCGGAAATGCTGGAAGTTTCTTCAAAAACCCCGTTGTTATCGAGCAGCATTTTGAAATGCTAAAGTCTTCATTTCCAGATATTGTCGCCTATCCGGTTGCTGACGGTGTGAAGCTTGCCGCCGGATGGCTCATTGAACATGCGGGACTTAAAGGAACAGTACATGGCGGAGCTCAGGTTCATCCTAATCAGTCTTTAGTATTGATTAACAAAGGCAATGCCACAGCCCAAGATATCGTTGAATTGGCTGGCATAGTCCGAAGTAAAGTACTAGAGACGTATGGTGTATTGTTGGAACATGAAGTTCGCTTCATGGGGCGAGACAAAGAAACGTATTTGAGTTGTTTGATTGGAGAATCATGA
- a CDS encoding GNAT family N-acetyltransferase: MPELKFGHLDPIKLPLLKRFYKQHYPSTKPKSDELSIVAYSDFSMVAVVRFRSIAECRLLTGMAVDESKRGEGIGSQLLNYCLNEVLAKNDFCFSYTHLQNFYEQANFKKIDIEELPNDLRTLFLRYSQNGKDLIPMQFFAERSEV, encoded by the coding sequence ATGCCTGAACTCAAGTTTGGACACTTAGATCCAATAAAACTCCCACTGCTTAAACGCTTCTACAAACAACATTACCCAAGCACTAAACCTAAAAGTGACGAATTATCGATTGTTGCGTATAGCGATTTTTCTATGGTTGCTGTAGTACGATTTCGCTCGATTGCAGAATGTAGGTTGCTAACTGGGATGGCTGTAGATGAATCCAAAAGAGGGGAAGGTATAGGCTCTCAACTACTCAACTATTGCTTAAACGAGGTTTTGGCCAAAAATGATTTTTGTTTTTCTTATACCCATCTACAAAACTTCTATGAACAGGCTAACTTCAAAAAAATAGATATTGAAGAATTACCAAATGACCTTAGAACCTTATTTCTTAGATACAGTCAAAACGGTAAAGATCTCATTCCAATGCAGTTTTTTGCCGAGCGCAGTGAAGTTTAA
- the pssA gene encoding CDP-diacylglycerol--serine O-phosphatidyltransferase: MIARRNPFDQLPTIAQDPTKFAILFSAKEFRTHLIESIRQASKRIYLVALYLEDDEAGREILTELFEAKQRNPGLDINICVDWHRAQRGLIGKATSEGNAAAYKKFNQEYKHTIPTYGIPVRGREVFGVLHLKGFVIDDTVIYSGASLNNVYLHYKERYRFDRYHSIENATLADSMVKFVQEEMLAHPAVNDLSAQDKPATKEIKTDIRQFRASLAQASYKFEPDVVAQDKVAITPIVGLGKRRNRLNQYIVQLIAQAKDEVFICTPYFNFPRSIAKEVKKALKRGVKVHIIIGDKTANDFYISPEEEFKTIGGLPYLYEINLRRFAKANEANIASRKLSIHLWKHEDNSFHLKGIWVDKRYMLLTGNNLNPRAWKLDLENALLVKDDYHLLTEQFEKEIQNILQHTHLVCTYRQLEKLEDYPEAVQRLVRKITRVKADRVLKQIL, from the coding sequence ATGATCGCTCGTAGAAACCCATTCGACCAGCTGCCGACTATTGCGCAAGATCCGACTAAATTTGCCATTCTCTTCTCTGCCAAAGAATTTCGTACTCATCTCATTGAGTCAATTCGCCAGGCTAGTAAGCGAATTTACCTTGTAGCCCTATACCTAGAAGACGATGAAGCTGGCCGAGAGATTCTTACTGAGTTGTTCGAAGCTAAGCAACGTAATCCTGGATTAGATATTAATATATGTGTCGATTGGCACCGAGCACAACGCGGCCTAATAGGTAAAGCAACCTCCGAAGGTAATGCTGCGGCTTATAAAAAGTTTAACCAAGAGTACAAACATACCATTCCAACTTATGGAATCCCTGTACGCGGCCGTGAAGTTTTTGGCGTGTTACATCTGAAAGGTTTTGTTATTGATGATACTGTCATATATAGCGGAGCCAGCTTAAACAACGTTTACCTACACTATAAAGAACGTTATCGCTTTGATCGGTACCATTCAATCGAAAATGCCACCTTAGCTGACAGCATGGTCAAATTCGTTCAAGAAGAGATGTTAGCCCATCCTGCGGTTAATGATCTTAGTGCTCAAGATAAACCAGCAACGAAAGAGATCAAAACCGATATTCGTCAATTCAGAGCTTCACTGGCTCAGGCAAGCTACAAGTTTGAACCGGATGTTGTTGCTCAGGACAAAGTTGCTATTACCCCAATTGTTGGTTTAGGTAAGCGTCGTAACAGACTTAACCAATACATCGTACAACTTATCGCTCAAGCGAAAGATGAAGTATTCATCTGCACACCTTATTTTAATTTCCCAAGAAGTATCGCAAAGGAAGTAAAGAAGGCGCTCAAACGTGGCGTTAAAGTACATATCATCATTGGCGATAAAACAGCAAACGACTTCTACATTTCACCGGAAGAAGAATTCAAGACGATTGGCGGGCTACCTTATCTTTATGAGATAAACCTGCGTCGCTTCGCTAAAGCGAATGAAGCTAACATTGCCAGCCGTAAACTGTCCATTCACCTATGGAAGCACGAAGACAATAGCTTCCACCTAAAAGGGATTTGGGTAGACAAACGCTATATGTTGTTAACGGGGAATAACCTAAATCCTAGAGCTTGGAAACTCGATTTAGAGAATGCTCTATTGGTAAAAGATGACTACCACTTGTTAACAGAGCAGTTTGAGAAAGAGATCCAAAACATTCTTCAGCATACTCACTTAGTTTGTACATACAGACAATTAGAGAAGCTTGAAGACTACCCAGAAGCGGTACAACGCTTAGTACGGAAGATCACTCGAGTGAAAGCGGACAGAGTCTTAAAACAAATACTGTAA